The sequence below is a genomic window from Ovis aries strain OAR_USU_Benz2616 breed Rambouillet chromosome 19, ARS-UI_Ramb_v3.0, whole genome shotgun sequence.
ACTGCCTTGATGAGTTTCTGGCTTATGGAGGTTATCACCTAACCAGGTGTGCTGTGCTTAGGTCTGAAATTGCTGGTGAGATCTGGAGAGGATCAGAATGAAACTGACAATAGTTGATAAAAAATCCCCAAATGAAGAAAGTAGTAATAGAATGTTCATTCCAGAGAAGTGAGGAAGGTCACTGAGGAAGGAGATAGTTCATATTTTATACCATATGCTTGTTTTACATAAatcaaaaattgaatttaaaaggaTATATTTAAGTGTTAACAGAATATATGACAGGAAATATAAACTGGGGTAGGTAGAGCTTTAACAGAGGGGTGTGGAAAGAGCCCCCACCGAGACCTTTCTTGTGAAAAACACAGGAGTAATTGTCATGCTCTAGGCACCAAAGGACCCATCTATGAGGTCTCCTTCCCACAGACTGGCCtcaggaaggaggaggtgggcaTGTCCACCAAGATCCTCCACCTTGACAACCCTACTCAAGACTCGAGACACACAGAAAGCAACACACAAGGCCTTGAAtgtaaggccaaaaaaaaaaaaaaaaaaaaagatgcagagaaaagcTACAGGAAATAAGGGGTGGTGTTGGCAGGTCCATTAGTACCTTTCTGGCTACAGGCAAGTGCAAACCTCTGCCTGGCCCTCTGCTCAGAGAAAGTTGTATTTCAAACTGGTATATACTGTCCCCAGAGGCAATATGAAGCCATGAAAAGAGCTTTAGCACATCAGCCCCTTCTAGACCCACAGTCCTATGGTGGGACTAAGATGGTTGCCATCTGTTCATTTATGCCTCCTACCCTCCTTAAGCAGCTGCACCTGTTGCCCGTGCAAGTGTCTTGCAGTCTAGTAGGGAATTATTGGAGACAGACAATGAGATCAGGgcaaagtgagtgagtgaagtcactcagtcatgtccgactctttgcgaccctgtggactgtagcccacgaggctcctccatccatgggattctccagacaagaatactggagtgggttgccatttccttctccagggatcttcccgacccagggatcgaacccaggcctcccgcattgcaggcagatgctttaacctctgagccaccagggaagccccatcagggCAAAAGTATCTAACTAGTTGAGTCAGGCAGAAGGCTTCCTGGATGGGAAGGTTATGGGAACTGACATTTCTGGATTAAAGGATTTGCCAGGTAGATGGTGAGAGGAGGGACCAACCAGGAAGAGCAAGTAGATCTAGTTCCAGTGAAAGAAACAGGCTTTGAATCAAGGCAACCCCATCCAGAGACATGTACTAGTGACAGTTCTTAGTCAGTTATGTGGGTCCCAAGTGACAGAAATGGGAGTGTCTCAGAGTGCCCACATCTCTGGCAGTGACCTTGAATATCATCATTAGGGTTAATAGATCAAAAGGCAGACAGTCGGTTTGGTGGACAAAGTAGGTGACTAGGCTGCGATTCCTACCACCAAGCAGGGATCTGGAGATGAGTGGCTCTGTACCGTAGAGTGGCCTTAGGACGGGACCCACAGACTGTAACACCTGGCCTGGCATAGGCTGTTTCCCTAGACTCTGATCTAGTCTCTTAGGGataggtagctcagctggtaaagaatctgcctgcgatgcaggagaccccggttcgatgatttctgagtcgggaagatcccctggagaagggataggctacccactccagtcttcctgggcttccctggtggctcatatagtgaagaatccgcctgcaatgcgggatcgatccttgggttgggaagatcccctagaggaggacatggcaaacccactacagtattcttgcccaaagaatctccatggagaggagcctggcaggctacagtccactggggtcgcaaagagtcggacgcgactgagcgacgaaGCGCCGGGATTACCCACCAACCTGAGCTTTGGTGGCCCGGGGAAGAATGGGGGGCGATGTATCTTGGAGGGGGACCAAGGAACCGGGATTACAGGCCGCACCCTAGGCTGCCTTGAGGAGGGAAATacttgccccctgcccccaggatgCTTCTGGCGGGCCTGGCTGTGCGAGGTCTGGGGCTTTGGCTGCAGACGGATTAGGTCTGATCCGATTAGAGCCTGGGAGGTCCACTTCGCCCCCTTGCCTGGCACTGTCAGCGCCCTCCCCGCCCTCGTGGGGTCTCGGGGATCTCCTGGAGACCCTTCGCCCTGAACACCGGGTTGGTGCAGAAATCCGAGAAGCTCCGTGTGCCCTGGGTTCGGCTCACTGGCACAGCGCGGGCTGGGGCTTCCGCCCCCTGCGGCCCTTCCGAGCCCCGCCCCGAGCCTGCGGGTGTCTGGGCGCCCCCCTCTGTGCTCGCCGCTTGGCGGGTGGGTTCCCCGCTGTTGGGGGGCCCGTGCCAGCCCCTCCACTGGGAGGGCAGGACCACGGCCCCGCCCCGCAGGTCTCCCGCCAGTGCACCTGGCGGCTAATGCCACGAGCGGCACTGTGCGCCTGTCCGCGCGATGCCCCGCGTCCGTTTGTCTCCGCGTGCAGAGCCGGGGGTCTGTCTGTCCCCACCGCAGGAGGACTGAGCAGGGCCGGCGTCAGAGCTACGTGCGGCGGGGCGGGCGcggcgggcggggtgggggcggcgcTGAGCGCGGCAGCGGCGGCGCGGGAGGCGGGGAGGCGCGGCGCGCCGGGGACAGCGGCGGACGGCGGCGGCATGCGGCTTCTCCCTTTGCCCATCGTGGGCTGAGACGGCCGCAGCACGGGCGGGAGGCGCGGCGGCCGGTGAGCCGAGGGCGCAGCCAGCCGGGCAGACCGCGGACAGCGGTCGGGGCGCCGCGCCATGGGCCGAGCCGAGGGCGGGGGCCCGGGCCGGGGGCcaccgccgctgctgctgcttctggggGTTACGCTGGTGCTCGCTTCTGGGGCCGCGCCGGGTAGGTACCGACCGCTACCGGGACCCCAGCGGCTCTGGCGCCCCACCTTGGGCCAGGGTCCCGTTGGCTTCGGGTGCAAGAGGTGTCCGCGAGCTCTGCCAAGGGGGCGGGGCAGCGGCTTGCCCGCAGCTCGGGCGGGGGAAGGGGCGCACGAGGAGATGCGGGGACTTGCTGGAGGCGACACGGCGGCCGCCACCCGAGTGTGGAGACAGAGGTGTTGGCTGGGGGTGGGCCTGTTGGGGCGGGGCCTGAGGGTGAGATTTCGGGGCGGGACCTGGAGGTGATGGCGGGGCAGGGGAATGCGAGTTCGGGGCGGAGCCCTAAGGGTGAGACTTTGGGGCGGGGCCTGGTGTGTAATGGAGCCCCGAAGGTAAGACTTTGCCAGGAGCTAGAACTGAGGGCCGCCCGGGTTAGAGCGCGGGTGATGTCGGGGGCGGGGCCTTTCGCTTGGGGGCAGGGCCTAAGCGAGGATAACGTTTGGTCGGGTGCGTTCTCGGGCTTGTGGGGCGGGCTCGGGGCGGGGCGTAATGATGGGGCGTGGCCTTGGGAGAGCTTGGCGCTGAGGCTTAAGGTTGGCGGGGGTCTGAGAGAGCAgccgcggcgggggcggggcgctgCCCCAGCTCTAAGGCGCGCGCGGTCGCTGACGCCCcgcccctctccctcccacagtGCCTGAGGCGGGCAGCGCCGTCGAGGCAGACACGCCTGTGAAGAGCGTCCCGGCGTGGGAGCCGCGTGCTAACGACACGCGGGAGAAGGCCGGCCCACCAGCAGCTGGGAAAGATGAGACTTCTCGGACTGCGCCCGGCGGAGAGCAGGCCTTGGTGGGCCCTGGGGTCGGGGCTGAGGAGGCGCTGGAGGCGTCGGCGGCGGTGACAGGCACAGCCTGGCTGGAGGCCGAGAGCCCAGGCCTGGGCGGAGTGACCGCAGAGGCGGGCAGCGGCGACACCCAGGCCCTTCCAGCCACGCTTCCGACTCCCGACGAGGCCCTTGGGCCGTCCTCGACGTCCGCAGCCACCTTCGAGGCTACGGAAGCCAGTgaaccaccctcccccacccctggcgaCAAGCCAAGCCCAGGCCCTGAACTCCCCAAGGAGAGCCCCATGGAGGTTTGGCTGAACCTGGGAGGCAGCACACCTGACCCTCACGGGCCGGAGCCCACGTACCCCTTTCAGGGCACACTGGAGCCCCACCCAGCATCAGATATAATTGACATCGACTACTTCGAAGGATTGGATGGTGAGGGCCGTGGCGCCGACCTGGGGAGCTTCCCTGGGTCGCCAGGTACCTCAGAGCACCACCCTGATCCCGGGGGAGAGACCCCTTCCTGGAGCCTGCTTGACTTATACGATGACTTCACTCCCTTTGATGAGTCTGATTTCTACCCTACTACATCCTTCTATGATGACTTggatgaagaggaggaagaagaggaggacaaGGATGCAGTGGGAGGCGGAGACCTGGAAGATGAAAATGACCTAGTGCCCACTGAGAAGCCTGGTCTGGGGCCCGGGACAGGCCAGCCCACCAGTCGGTGGCACGCTGTCCCTCCACAGCATACTCTGGGCATGGTCCCGGGCAGCAGCATTGCCCTCAGGCCCCGCCCAGGAGAGCCAGGCAGGGACCTGGCCCCTAGCGAGAATGGCACTGTGTGCCGCAGTGGCTTTGTGAGACATAACGGCTCCTGCCGGTCAGTGTGCGACCTCTTCCCAAGTTACTGTCACAATGGCGGCCAGTGCTACCTGGTGGAGAACATTGGGGCCTTCTGCAGGTAAGGATGTGGCAGGCAGGTGTCCAGGGAATTGTCAGGAGAACTCCTGAAGGGGGCATGGGAGGCTGCCTCAGCAGAGAGGGGGATGTGACAGGTTCCCAGAACGTGTGTGTTTATGGGTCAAGAGATGGTCCCAGTAAATATTCTACAGACTAACAGCTTAAATGTACTTCCTGTGAGCTCATCACTAGGAGAGTTTCCTCAGAAGAAAGATTGTGCATTTCCTCTAAGTGTCGTTCTCTTTACCAAACCAGTAAACTATAAAGGTGAAACGAAAGGACTTGGCCAAGGGTTTTGGAAAGGGCCTTTGCTGGCTTGAGGGCAAGTTCTTGTTGGCAAGTTCTAGCTAAATTTGCAGAAGGACAAAGTCCATAGACGCCCTGGGAGAAGAGAGAACTGCTGACTACTCCCTCTGAGCCATGTGCGAGGCAGAAGAAGGGCTCTGTGACCCGGGGGGGCACGCACTTCAGGTGGCACGAATGAGGACCTTCTCACTGGATAAAGACCCAGAGAGCAGCCACTCAAACAGGTCAAGTCAAGCAGAGTGTCCTTCCTCACACAGCAGATGTTTGGCGTTTCTTAGTTCTGGGTAGTGACTTTGCTCCTTGTACCTTGGTTGTTGTCTTCCTGGAGATACTCAGTCTGACATGTTTTAAAGACCCAGAAAGTTTAGTGTCAGAGTAACGATCTTGTGTGCAGCCACCAGCCCATGCCTCATTAGTAATTAACCGCATATACCTGCCCTCACAGCAAGGTAGTTAACCTGCTGGAGAACTCACGGGCTTATTCTTattctggatgaagcacatgtcCAGGGCTGAGTGTTTTGCTTCTCTCCATCCTCTACAGGCCCTAGAAGTGGCAAGTAGACCTCAGATTCTTCTGGGACTTGTTTCCACCAGTCCTAAGAGTGAAACATTTCTGTAATCTGggtatctctgtttttttaagtGCCATTCcctatgtttctttttctggggcTTTTTGGAGGTATATAAAGAATTCAGATTCTATGGGTCTTAATGTTCTGATAGAAGAATAATATAATGCATGCATGCTGTGCCTTTGTCATTAAAGCTTGAGTTTCCTTCCTATGAAGTTCTCTCCTATAAATGATTGTGTCATTAGGGTCACTAATATAAAATGTGTCCACACAGCTCTGATTGGAGCTGTCCAGCCATTGCcaaaaagaagaagatattatGATCAAGATATTATGGCAACAAGACCTTGCTGGTTGCTTAAGGGCTACCAGAAATACAAGGAAACCCTGATCTTGCTCCTCAGACTCTAGTTGTGGAGGGAGGACTATAGTAATGATTTTAGCCTGGGAGCTATGGAATCTCTGCAAAATTAGTATCTTTCATCCTATTGGAGGCCTGGGTTTTCACCTTCGAAGTTAGCTCCCCATCAGAGTATTAAATTTGGAGGCCTCGTTGCCTCTGGAGCACTAGAACAGTTCCCAGAACCTCCTGGAGCTATCAAGGGACCCCCCAATAGTAAGCATGCCCTCACTGAGTGGCATGCCTAAACTGACCATGGATCCTCCAGTGGATCCTGCCTTAGGAGGACTTCTCACTAGTCTACTCCACAGCCCCCCTTGCACAGCTTCCATCCCAGGATCATCCACCCTGGGCCTCCCTACCAGAAATGCCTCCTCTGACGGGTAacccaggcccagccccagctTGGAAACTGTTTTACATTCCACTCACAGGAGGCTGCCGAGCCGTTGGTTGCAGACTGCAGCATGCTTTTGTCTGTGTCACCCGACCACTGCAGGGAAGCGAGCAGAGCTATGGCAGAACTTCTCCAGAGCACTGTGTTAGAGGGACCTTCTTTCCCCGCTGTCCTCCAACAGTCTCCCACGACTGCAGAGGGGCTGCTGGATAAGAGAATTCACTGCTCGCCACAGAGCCCCACCCTCTTCTAGGTGTGGAGTAGCTAATTCTCCTGGGTTTGATTTCCCCATTTCTGGACTCCTTTCTCCTCTGTCATTCACCCTGAGGTTCATGTCCCTCCTTTGCCTGCCTCTGTATCCTTCcacattttttcctctttgaagcAGCCTGGTTCCCATGGAAACAGCAATGTCATTGGAAGAGTTGGAGCCTGGGAATGTCCCCAAGGGCAGGAGAAAGTCACTCAACAAAAGGACTGAAACCCACCCAGAGGGTTGATTCTCAACTCTGCTTTCATGACAGTTCTCATGGTGACAGGACAGGAAGCTATAGGGGCGGCACCTGGGGGGCTGCTGAGATGGGGGAGAATGTACATCTATCTTTGTGCTTGTCCTTGTCTGTCGCTTCCTTATTTTCAGTGTCTGGTTAGCCATGTGAACTAGATGGGACTGCAGTGCCCCAGGATAGGGCGGGTCCTAGTACTTTGTGGAGGTAGTTCCTATTGATCttgttttttatccttttttttttttttctccaccagAGCCCAGGGCAGGGGCTTGGGGGTGTTCTGGGGGAATCCTGTGATTGTTGTCATTGAAGTGGAAAACAGGGTTCCCTTCCCTCAGTCACTTCACAGGCCTGTGAATGGCCAGTGTGCTCAGTTTCTCAGCACCCCATTTACCTCATTTGTGTCAACCACCCTTGATGCATTTGTGCTACACACTCTTCCTGGTGTGGTTGTAAAGATGAGGCAAGAATAGCAACCCTAAAGTCTGCACAGATGAGGACACCCCACTTCCTATAGCTGCTCATAGGAGCAGGATGTTGACGTAAGCCCCGGGGTCAGGGGTCAGACGCTCGCTGCAGCCACGGCTGTCTGCCCGTCGCCTCAGCCTCACCCTGTCACCGCTGCAGGTGCAACACGCAGGACTACATCTGGCACAAGGGGATGCGCTGCGAATCCATCATCACCGACTTCCAGGTGATGTGCGTGGCCGTCGGCTCGGCCGCCCTTGTGCTGCTCCTGCTGTTCATGATGACGGTGTTCTTTGCCAAGAAGCTCTACCTGCTCAAGACCGAGAATACCAAGCTGCGCAGGACCAAGTGAGTCTGTGACTGCCAGCCCCGCCCTGTGGGATCTAGGAATATGGTCCTGAGAGTTTCTGGCATCTGCTGTCCATCCCTGCTTGCGTTTTTCATACCAGAGATTCACCCAAGCTTACCCGTTCCTACACGGAATGTGCTGGAATTGCAGCAGAGGTTAGGCCCTTGTGGCAGACTGCAGCTGTCCAGCaccattccacacacacacactcgccaCCTTCTCTTAGAATGCTTAGGAAAGGCAACCAGAGTATAGCAGCTCCTGACTCTGGTCAAGTAACTGATTAGGTACTACgctcagccccccacccccgtctGATTACACCTGCTTCCCAGGTCTTTGACAGCCAGAGGCCGGTATGAGGATTTCTCTCCCAAATCAGCGTGAAGTGACTCCTCCAGCTCCCTCTATCTAGCTGCTCATAGGAGCAGGATGTTGACGTAAGCCCCTAGAGGATGTGCCATCCTCTTCAGTGAAAGGATTTAGCAGCACATTGCTTTTCAAACTGGTCCACCCTGGTCCAGGCAGAAGAACAGAGGGTTCAAGGAAGTCCCCGTTCCCTCTCAGTAGGATGTGGGGAGTGCTAGGACCTCGGCCTCACTTCCTCCACTTGGATTTGAAGGGCCATATGTGCATGTGGAGTCTCATTTCAGCTCTTCTCCGGGCAGAGGAGTGACACCCGTGCACCTGTGAGAACCAGCATGCATTTGCCCTTGAAGCCCACGCCTTGAACACTTGGATGTGACCTTACCCACCGTGACACAGTCACTGTTACCACTTAGCAAAGTAAAGAACCTTCTGAAATGTCACAGGAGTCAGACAAGGAGGAGACTGGAGTTCAGCTTCCTCAGGACCCAAGAGGCAATTTATGCAGGACCGCCCCACCCCCCTTTCCCCCTGTTGTTTCCCCCCAGTTAATTCCCTCCCCCTGACCCGAGACTCTCTCCAGAGAATGGGACTGAAGGACTTGCCCTGGGTCCTGGGAAAGGGACAAAACGCCATCTGTTGCTCCTTTGCTGGGTAAACTCGTGGGACGTGCAGATGCCAGCAGCTCTCTGCCGCCTTTCAGCTAACCGTCCTGGGGCTGCGAGGGCCTCTCCATTGTGCCTGTGCATTGAGGCAGGGCTGTATCTGTGCATGTGATCACAAGCCAAGGCCCTTGGCTCCTCACACCACCACTGAGGGGGTAGGGGGAGGGTCAGGGTGGGAATGGGCCCACCTACCAGGGCTGCTGCTGATGACCGGGGAGAGAAGGAACGCTGCCAGGGCAGTAGAGAAGCAGgagctgaggcccagggaaggagCCTCTTCTAGGTCCTCCTCCTGGAACCAGTTTGCGTTTTGCACAGAGCATGGCTCCCCCAGCCCTtcagctcaaatgccaccttcCTTATTTCCTCTGCACACCTCCTTTCTTTCCCAAGCCTGGTTGCCACTCTGCAATCACTATTAATACATGTACCCAGTGCACTACAGATACTGCTGTAGTGTATTGATTCTAAGATACCCATTTTTTCCCCACATATTAGCATCTCTGAAATTGGATTGTGTCTTACAGTCGCTGGCATCTTATAATCACTGTTGGCCAGATGGCAGTCATGATGTAGTTGTAATTGTCTGGCAGGCACAAACGTGGTCATAGCTGTTCATATCGTTGTCAGTTCTTTATCTAAAGTCTGAATGAGTGCCTTAAAGTGTGTAATGAAAACTCTAGATGATAAGAAAGGATTGGACCATGGTTTAAATGACAGAAGGTTTTTCTTAGTGGTACAGAAAATAGGGGTACACCCATGACATTTGACGAAATACAGTGTTTGCCCTGTGAAGCTTCTATCAGATGTCGCTGTGATCATTTCACTTacattttcccttctctcttctgtCCTAACCAGCAAATTCCGGACCCCATCTGAGCTCCACAATGATAACTTCTCCCTGTCCACCATTGCCGAGGGCTCTCACCCAAACGTAAGGAAACATTGCGACCCTCCGCGTTCCCCTCCCTCTCACTGCCTGTGCCTGGGCTCGCTATGAAATGCTGTCTGTCAGGTAACTGGTCTTCGCATCTGCCCTTGTGCCTGTTCCCACCCCTGCCCGTGTCTCTGGTTCACTTCAGCATATGAACCCACTGCTCAGAGCTCTGAGGGTCTGGATAGTGTGGCCTGTACGGGCCATGAGAGTGAGAAGAAGGGCGTGATGCCGTGTCACTCCTGGACAGGCAAAGTAGCACAAAGTACAGAAGAACCGTTTCTGGGATGGCGCATGATTTTCAGCTTCGTCTCAGCTTTAGAAGTctgatttttgtcttcttttctacATTGAGAAGAAATCCTCTGCTTTTCTTGCTAGGGACTTTCTCGCTGGTCTTTGAAGCAGATGGTGCTTGTTCTTTGGGGTGAATGGGAAAACCTCTGGGATTGCCGGAAAAACAATCTGACACTGTTTTGAGAGCCCTAAAAATGAGCAGGCTCATATACACTGGTTATATACACCGAAAGAGGCCAATCTAggatagtttttaaaagttttgataTAAAGGGAAGCATAGAACACTGGCAGAACCAATAGTGTAGGGATAAATCTGTCCTTAACGAGGATGGGTTTATAAATGGAAGTTGAAACCCAATAAGAGGTCTCCCGATAGACCGTTTCCTTTTTTTTATAACTGGGGAAAGTGCATCcccagaaggcaaaggagaaaataatagtctATGAAGCTGTTCACCAAACCCCAGAAAAGAACAAGTTGACCTgcagaaggaggagaaaaggagtcaatttaaataagaaataaaaaaggccaatttaagctaattttttaaagactttgctATAAAGGATAGAGAAAAAACAGATATATTTTACGTGATATGTACCAAGATACTAAGTTTAAGATGAGCATAACTGTCAAGGAAACAAGATGTCCTATCACGTCTGAGATTGGTGACCACTCCAATCAACCCACAAGGATGTAGGGTGTGCCTTGTCTTGGAACACCCCATCCCAACATACCCAGCCCCTGGCAGTGATGTGCATGTAGTTGCCATTTATGAATTACTGGTGATCAGTGGCCTGCCATGGGGTCTCTCAGACCCACTGTCTGGTGTGCCATGTCATACATGAGGGACAGCAGGCCTGACCTGTACAGGAGTGCCTGCAATCAGGATATTTATTAGCCACAGAGTGCAAGGGTCCTTGGCAAAGCTTCTGACTCATGCATTTCTGGCAGCCTTGGTATGTCCACCTTTCCTGCTCACAAAGATGGAGGGGAAGGAAATAGCGTCTCTTGGAGGCCTTGGTTGCAGGAGCCAACAGAAAGGTCTCCAGTTCTTGCGGACCCAACTTTGGGAAAGCAAGGCATTTATCCAGGAAAACTGCCACTGACCTTGAGCAGGGTGGTCAGCCATGGTGGACTCTGCCCGAGAAGCGCCCTGGGGTTGTCTGGGCGGCACTCAGCTCTCTGGCTCCTCTGGGATCCTGCGGGCCATTTCCATGGGCATCGTTCCCTCAGCTTGTGCCCCAGGGTACATCCTATCACCTCTGCCAAAGCCCTGAGCCTGTGGGGGGTGGCTCTCCTGTCCAGCAGCTGGATTTTCCACTTCACCTCTCATTCCCTCCACCTCACCCAGAAGTCAGACTTGGTCATAGTCAAGATCTTGTGCACTGACAGTGAAGACAGTTACCACCTTATGATGAAGTGGAGCCCTGGCCATTGCTTCAGCCACCGCAGTGACTGCTGACAAGCGCTGCTGGCAGCAGGATGAAAGTGAGAGAACCTCCAGATGAGCTGGGAGCCGAAACGGGGGCAGCTAGTCTCCCCATCCCTCTCCCTTCacccctcaaaaaagaaaaaaaccttgttGATTTTGGCATCTCCTAAAATTTTGTAGAGTTTTCTTTATCTTAGTAGAGGGGTTATTTCTTTTACATAAGTCAAGGAGATAGAATGGGTC
It includes:
- the CSPG5 gene encoding chondroitin sulfate proteoglycan 5 isoform X1, with amino-acid sequence MGRAEGGGPGRGPPPLLLLLGVTLVLASGAAPVPEAGSAVEADTPVKSVPAWEPRANDTREKAGPPAAGKDETSRTAPGGEQALVGPGVGAEEALEASAAVTGTAWLEAESPGLGGVTAEAGSGDTQALPATLPTPDEALGPSSTSAATFEATEASEPPSPTPGDKPSPGPELPKESPMEVWLNLGGSTPDPHGPEPTYPFQGTLEPHPASDIIDIDYFEGLDGEGRGADLGSFPGSPGTSEHHPDPGGETPSWSLLDLYDDFTPFDESDFYPTTSFYDDLDEEEEEEEDKDAVGGGDLEDENDLVPTEKPGLGPGTGQPTSRWHAVPPQHTLGMVPGSSIALRPRPGEPGRDLAPSENGTVCRSGFVRHNGSCRSVCDLFPSYCHNGGQCYLVENIGAFCRCNTQDYIWHKGMRCESIITDFQVMCVAVGSAALVLLLLFMMTVFFAKKLYLLKTENTKLRRTNKFRTPSELHNDNFSLSTIAEGSHPNDDSSAPHKIQEALKSCLKEEEPFNIQNSMSPKLEGGKGDPADLEVNCLQNNLT
- the CSPG5 gene encoding chondroitin sulfate proteoglycan 5 isoform X2, which codes for MGRAEGGGPGRGPPPLLLLLGVTLVLASGAAPVPEAGSAVEADTPVKSVPAWEPRANDTREKAGPPAAGKDETSRTAPGGEQALVGPGVGAEEALEASAAVTGTAWLEAESPGLGGVTAEAGSGDTQALPATLPTPDEALGPSSTSAATFEATEASEPPSPTPGDKPSPGPELPKESPMEVWLNLGGSTPDPHGPEPTYPFQGTLEPHPASDIIDIDYFEGLDGEGRGADLGSFPGSPGTSEHHPDPGGETPSWSLLDLYDDFTPFDESDFYPTTSFYDDLDEEEEEEEDKDAVGGGDLEDENDLVPTEKPGLGPGTGQPTSRWHAVPPQHTLGMVPGSSIALRPRPGEPGRDLAPSENGTVCRSGFVRHNGSCRSVCDLFPSYCHNGGQCYLVENIGAFCRCNTQDYIWHKGMRCESIITDFQVMCVAVGSAALVLLLLFMMTVFFAKKLYLLKTENTKLRRTNKFRTPSELHNDNFSLSTIAEGSHPNKSDLVIVKILCTDSEDSYHLMMKWSPGHCFSHRSDC